CCCCTTTCGGAGGGTTATCCCCCACCCGGGGGGTAGGTTACCCACGTGTTACTCACCCGTTCGCCACGCTACTCGCTCCCCGAAGGGAACTTTCGCGTTCGACTTGCATGTGTTAGGCACGCCGCCAGCGTTCGCTCTGAGCCAGGATCAAACTCTCCAGTTAAACCTTTAAAGCCCTTTCGGGCTTTCCTTCACCACTAGAGAGCTATTCGGCTCAGGAAGTAAGGCGTCGCAAGGACACTCCCTATTTAATTGTCAAAGAACAGTGACAATCTTTTATATTAACTGCTCACTCTTCAATTGTCAAGAGGATTTTGAGCGCCGAATTGATTAACTTCTCCAAAGAACCACCGCTAAATATAAATCCCAAAATCCCGCTTGTCAAGGGGATTTTTGCTCAATTTTCAATTTTAAAAAACGCCTCTTCCCCACCCGGATGAGCAACTCCCTCGGCTCGGCAAAGGATAGAGCGAGGCTCGGCTCCACTACCCGTTCTCCATCGAGGTAAACCCCACCTTGGGCTATCAGCCTTCTTCCCTCGGAGTTCGATGAGGTGAGCCCAAACTCGACAAGAAGCTTTACCAAAGGAACCTCCTCGCCCCGCGCCTCGATCACTCGCTCCGGTATCTCCGAAGGTAGCTCCCGCTCCCGGAAAACCCGGTTAAACTCTTCCTCCGCCCTCTCCGCTTCCTCCCTCGAGTGGAAGTCGGCTATTATCAACTTGGCAAGCCGAACCTTGAAGTCGCGCGGGTTCGCCCCCTCCTCTACCTCCTTCCTCATCCGCTCGATCTCCGCTAAGGACACATCGGTCACCAGCTCGTAATAACGCCACATCAGCTCATCGGATATCGACATCACCTTGCCGAATATCTCCTTCGGCTCCTCATCCACCCCAATGTAGTTCCCAAGCGACTTGCTCATCTTCTCCTTGCCATCTATCCCCTCAAGCAAAGGAAGGGTAATGACGATCTGGGGAGGAAGCCCATACTCCCGCTGGATATCCCTTCCCACCAGCAGGTTGAACTTCTGATCCGTACCCCCCATTTCCACATCGCACTCAAGCGCCACTGAATCATAAGCCTGACACAGAGGATAGAGAATCTCATGGACGAAGATCGGTTTCCCCTCAGCCAGCCGGGTGGCGAAGTCATCCCGCTCGAGGATGCGAGCCACCGTATACTTCGAGGCAAGTCGGATAAACCCCTCGGCATCGAGCTTCCCCAACCAACGGGAGTTGAAATCGACCACCGTCTTCTCCGGATCGAGGATCTTGGAGAACTGCTTCTTATAGGTAGCGGCGTTCGCCAACACCTCCTCCCGAGATAGGGGGGGCCTCGTCTTCTTCCGTCCCGAGGGATCCCCTATCAACCCAGTGAAATCCCCGATGAGGAAGATCACCGTATGACCCATATCCTGAAAATGTTTCATCTTCCTAAGAACAACCGTATGTCCCAGATGAATGTCGGGTGCTGTTGGGTCGAAACCCACCTTCACCTTAAGGGGAACCCCCGTCTCCCGGGAGCGCTTGAGTCGTTCCCTGAGTTCATCCTCCTGGATGATCTCCTCCGTCCCCTTCTTTATGTAAAGGAATTCCTCCTCCAATGATAGATCCTTCTTCATCCCACACATCCCTCTTACTTCTTCCAGATTACCCTTTTCCCCCTAACCTCAAGCCTTCCTTCGGCGAAGAGACGAATGGCTTCAGGGTAGATCTTATGCTCCTCGACAAGCACCCTTGCCGCTAAGGTTTCCTCCGTATCATCATCGAGCACCGGCACCACCGCCTGAATGATGATGGGACCAGCATCCACATCCTCGGTCACGAAATGAACGGTGCATCCTGAAAACTTCGCTCCCGATTCAAGAACTCGATTATGCACATTGAGACCGGGAAAGGCGGGAAGGAGGCTTGGGTGGATGTTCATTATCCTACCCGGGAACTCCCTGATAAAAGTAGGTGAAAGAATACGCATAAAGCCAGCGAGACATACAAGCTCCACCCCCCGCGATTTGAGCTCGGATACGAGCGCCCGCTCGAAATCCTCCCTGCTGGAGAACTTCTTATGATCGATAACCGCTACAGGAATACCAAAAGCCTCCGCTTTCCTTATCCCCGGCGCTTCTGGTTTATTGCTGATCACCACCACCACTTCGGCTGGGATCTCGTCCGCCTTCGCCTTCCTCACGATCGATTCCATATTGGAGCCCCTGCCCGAGATGAGGATCCCTACCTTCACCTTACCCTCTGACATAACGAACGCCTCCCTTCCCAAGTACTATCCTGCCGACATTATAACAACGCTCCCCGTATCCCGCAATATGAGACCTCACCTCCTCCTCCCTATCCGGAGAGATGACAAGGATCATCCCCAGCCCCATATTGAAGGTGCGGAACATCTCCTCCTCAGGCACATTGCCGATCTCGGCAAGGAGGGTGAAGATTGGAGGAACTTCCCAGCTTCCAAGCACGATCTCGGCGGACAAGCCAGGAGGAAGAACCCGGGGGAGATTGCCCGGTATCCCCCCGCCGGTAATGTGAGCGAGGGCGTTTATCTTCCCCGAAAGAACGAGCTCCCTCAAAGGGGCGAGATAGCTTTTATGGGGGGCAAGGAGTTCTTCAGCAAGCGTCCTTTTAAGCTCGGGAACGAAGGTGTCCACCTTCCATCCCTTAACCTCGAAGAGGAGCTTTCGTGCCAAGGAGAAACCATTGGTGTGAAGACCGGCGGAGGGAAGGCCGAGAAGGAGATCCCCTTCCTTCACCTTCTCGCCGGTGATGAGGAGCGGGCGATCGACCATCCCCACAATGAAACCTACAAGATCGTACTCCCCAGGGGCATAAAACCCCGGCATCTCCGCTGTCTCTCCACCGATCAAAGAACACCCCACTTCCTTACATCCCCGGGCAATGCCGGAGACGATATCCTCGATCACCTTGGGGGCGAGCTTTCCCACCGCAATGTAATCGAGGAAGAAAAGGGGCAGCGCCCCCTGACAAAGAATATCGTTCGCTGAATGAGCTACCAAATCATAACCCACAGTATTATGAATACCGGTGAGAAAGGCTATCTTGAGCTTGGTGCCCACCCCGTCAACGCTGGAGACAATGACCGGCTCCCGAAACCGGGAGAGATCGGGGAGAAAAAGGGCGCCGAAGCTTCCAATCCCCTTGAGCACCGAAGGGGTAAAGGTGGAGGAAGCGATCTCCTTTATCCGGGAGACCGCCTGTTCGGCAGCATCGATATCCACCCCGGCATCCCGATAGGTAAGAGAGGGTTTCTTCCTCTTCTTCTCCGCCATTTCCTCCTCCATCAGCCTCCGAAAAGGAAGAGTTGATTGTTCCGAAACCGGGGGAAGGGAACAGGGTAACATCCGGTGAAGCAGGCGGTGCAGAATTTATCCCGATTTTCCGAGACCGCGTCGAGCATATCCTCGAGGGAAAGATAGGCGAGGGAATCCGCCCGAAGATACTTCCTTATCTCCTCCACCGTATGGGAGGAGGCGATGAGCTCCTTCCTCGTCGGGGTATCTATCCCATAATAACAGGGGGAGATTATCGGAGGACTGCTGACGCGCATATGGACTTCGGACGCCCCGGCAGAGCGAACCATCGTGACGATCTTTCTGCTCGTCGTCCCCCTCACTATGGAATCATCGACCAAGATCACCCGCTTCCCCTTTATGACCGAACGAAGCGGGTTGAGCTTCACCCGTACCCGGAAATGCCTTATCTTCTGCTTCGGTTCAATAAAGGTCCTTCCCACATAGTGGTTCCTTATCAGGGCGAACTCAAGCGGTATCCCCGACTCCTTGGCATAACCCTGAGCAGCATAAACGCCGGAATCGGGGACGGGAACTACTATATCGGCGGGTATAGGAGCGGTGCGAGCAAGCTTCCTTCCCAATCTCACCCGGACCTCGCTCACCCAGTGCTCGAAGATGTAGGAATCCGGTCGGGCAAAGTAGATAAGCTCGAAAATACAGAAGGAGGGTGATACCTTAGGGAATGGATGAAGCTCTTTCAGCCCATCGGGATCAACAACCACCACCTCGCCCGGCTCAAGCTCCCTTATCATCTTCGCTCCGATAAGATCAAAGGCACAGCTCTCCGAGGCGAAAACGAAGGCATCATCCCGTTTTCCGAGAAGAAGGGGCCGAAAGCCATGAGGATCACGAACAGCGATAAGCTTCTCCCTGGTGAGGAAAAGAAGGGAATAAGCCCCCTTCACCTGGGAAAGGGCATCGATCACCGCGGAGAGAAGGTCTGGCTCCTTCGACCGGGCTATGAGATGAAGGATGACCTCGGAATCGGAAGTGGTAACGAATATGGAGCCCAATCGCTCAAGCTCATCCCTTATCGGACCCACATTGATCAAGTTCCCATTATGAACCAGGGCTATCTCCCCTCGGTAGCCCGAGGAGTAAAGGGGCTGGGCGTTGAGAATGCTCGACTCTCCGGCAGTGGAATAACGGACATGGCCTATAGCAGAGGAACCGGGAAGACGGGCTATCTTCTCCTCATCAAACGCCTCGGCAACCTGTCCCATACTCTTCTCTAAATGAACCCTAAGCCCATCACTGCTCGCGATGCCAACGCTCTCCTGCCCCCGATGCTGAAGGGCATATAGCCCGAGATAGGTGAGGTAAGAGGCATCAGGATGCCCATAAACCCCGAACAAGCCGCATTCGTGCTTTAAACCCTTCTCCGGAAACATCAACGCCCCCTACTAATAAACTGGGGAAGAAATTCCTCCCATCCCTTGCGAAGAAAAGAGAGACCAGTATCGATGAGAATCCTTCCTCCAGAGGCTATTCGCAGTCTCTTTCCCCCAACCCTTCCGATCACCTCGAGGGGAATCCTTTTCTCCTCCGCCAGCTTGAATGCCTCCCCGAGATTCTCCCGGGGAAGGGAGATGATAACCCGGGATTGAGACTCGCCGAAGAGAAGCCCATCTGCACGGAAGGAAGGAGAAGGAAGCTCAACCTCCGCCCCCAACACCTCTCCTGAAGGAAGAAAACCGCATTCAGCGAGGGCGGTCGCAATCCCCCCCTCCGAGACATCGTGAACCGAGGAAAAAAGCCTCCTCCCTATCCCCTCCCTCAAGAGGGCACCAAGTCTTCCCTCAAGAACGAGGTCGAGCTCTGGCGGTTTTCCCTTCTTCAGCTTGTGGATCAACTTAAGGTATTCGCTTCCTCCAAGCTCCTCACGGGAGATATCCCCGAGAAGGATGATCACATCCCCCTCATGCTTGAACCAGGGGGTGGCGTGTATCTCCATATCGGGCAGGAGCCCCACCATAGCGATTATCGGGGTGGGATCGATCGCCTTCTCCCTGGTTTCGTTGTAGAAGCTCACATTGCCGCTTACCACCGGCACCCCCAAAGCAAGGCAGGCGTTCCTTATTCCCTCTATTCCCTTAACGAACTGCCACATCACCTCAGGACGCTCCGGGGAGCCATAATTCAGACAATCGGTGAGACCGATCGGCTCCGCCCCAACACAAGCCAAATTCCGTGCCGCCTCAGCCACGGCGATCGCCGCCCCCAGCTCAGGATCGAGATAGGTGTAAGTCGAATTTCCATCAACGGTAATGGCGATCCCCTCCTTCCTCCCCTTTATCCTGAGAAGGGCAGAATCAGCCCCGGGGCGGATGACGGTGTTTGTCCCTACCATATGATCGTATTGGGTGAAGATCCAGCTCCGCGAAGAGAGATTGGGCGAAGAAAGAAGCTTAGCCAGCACTTCGTTGTAATCGGAAGGAGGAGGTAGCTTATCGTAATCTATCTCAAGCTCATCGAGATAGCCCGGTCTCCTCATAGGTCGCTCATAGCGGGGTGCCTCATCGACAACCGCGGAAACCGGGAGCTTAGCCACCACCTCACCATCCTTCTTCAGGGTTATGGCACCATCAGAGGTAACTACTCCAATCTCCGCCGCATCGAGGCCCCATTTTCTTAATACCCGGATGACCTCCTCCTCGTAGCCTCGCTTAACCACCAAGAGCATCCGCTCCTGCGATTCCGAAAGCATCAGCTCGTAAGGGGTCATTGCCGGCTCCCTCACCGGAACTCGGTCGAGGAAGAGCTCCATCCCCACCCCACCTCGAGAAGCCATTTCAAATGAGGAGCTGGCAAGCCCCGCCGCCCCCATATCCTGAAGGGCGATCACTCCAGGGCTCCCGCTAAGCTCCATTACTGCCTCGAGGAGGAGCTTCTCATAGAAGGGATCCCCCACCTGTACCGTGGGTCTTTTCTCCTCTGCCTCCTCATCGAATGAGGAGCTGGCAAGAAGTCCTGCTCCGTGGATCCCGTCTCTTCCCGTCTTCGCCCCGATATAGAAAACCGGGTTTCCCTCACCTTCCGCCTTTGCCTTTATGATCCTTTTAGGATCGACCAAGCCGATGGTGAAGGCGTTGACCAGAATATTCCCGTTATATGAGTGATCGAAGTAAACCTCTCCTCCTACCGTGGGGATACCCATACAATTGCCGTAGTCGGCGATGCCCGCTACCACCTGTTCCAAGAGGTATCTCGTCCTCGGATGAGAGGGATCGCCAAAACGAAGGGAATTGAGCGAGGCAATAGGCCTCGCCCCCATAGTAAACACATCGCGGAGAATACCCCCAACACCGGTCGCTGCCCCCTGATAGGGCTCGATGTAAGAGGGATGGTTGTGGCTCTCTATCTTGAAGGCAAGGGCAAGATCCGAATCTATCGCCACCACGCCAGCGTTCTCCCCCGGTCCCTGAAGCACCCTGGGAGAGGTGGTGGGAAGCCTTTTAAGATAAACTCGAGAGCTCTTATAACTGCAGTGCTCGCTCCAGAGCACGGCGAAGATACCAAGCTCGGTGTAATTGGGCTTCCTCCCGAGAAGCTCGATGATCCGGGAAAACTCCTCTTTGGTAAGCCCCTCCCTTAATGCATCCTCTACTGTTATCTCCCTCTCCTTCCTCATCTTTAACGCTCCTTGAGCCATTCGACGACCGATTCGAAGATAAGCCTCCCCTCATCACCACCTAAAAGGGGCTCCGAAACCCGTTCCGGATGAGGCATCATCCCGAGAACATTTCCCTTCTCGTTCACCACCCCAGCGATGCCGTTTAAGGCGCCATTCGGATTCGCCTCGGGGGCGAGTTCACCATCCTCATTCACATAACGGAAAACCACCCCCTCTCGCTCTTCGAGCCGGTGCAGTTCATCCTCTTCGAGGTAGAAATTCCCCTCCGCATGGGCGATCGGTATCCGAAGCACCCTCCCCTTTTTAAGCTTTTTGGTAAAGGGAAGATCATCTCGTTCCACCCTGATAAAGACATCCTTGCAGATGAACTTAAGGTTCTTATTCTTGAGCATCACCCCGGGAAGAAGACCCGCCTCTTGAAGTATCTGAAAGCCGTTACAGATACCGAGAACCAAACCGCCCTTCTCCACAAAGGAGACGATCTCCTCCATAATCGGGGAAAAGGAGGCGAGCGCCCCTGCTCGGAGATAATCGCCGTAAGAAAAGCCGCCGGGAAGGATGACACAATCCGCCCCCCTTAAGTCCCGATCCTTGTGCCAGAGGAAAAAGACCTCCTCCTTAAGCACCTCCTTAAGCACATAATAGGTATCATAATCGCAGTTCGTTCCGGGAAAAACCACCACCCCAAACCTCATCCTTCCCCCTCCGATATCTCAAAATGGACGCTTTCTATCACCGGGTTTCTAAGCACCTTATCCGAGAGCTCCGCTACCAATTGTTCCGCTTTCTCCTTATCAGAAAGATCCAAAAGGAGCTCGAAGAACTTCCCCTGCCGTACTTCACGAACCCCCTGATAGCCGAGATCGGCAATGACCTTCCCGATCGCCTTTCCCTGTGGGTCGAGAACCCCCTTTTTCAGAGCCACATAAACCCTTGCTTTAAAGAGCGGCACCTTCTCCTCCCTTTTTTCTTTCTCGATCTCACCCTCCTTTTTCATC
This region of Acidobacteriota bacterium genomic DNA includes:
- a CDS encoding tyrosine--tRNA ligase is translated as MKKDLSLEEEFLYIKKGTEEIIQEDELRERLKRSRETGVPLKVKVGFDPTAPDIHLGHTVVLRKMKHFQDMGHTVIFLIGDFTGLIGDPSGRKKTRPPLSREEVLANAATYKKQFSKILDPEKTVVDFNSRWLGKLDAEGFIRLASKYTVARILERDDFATRLAEGKPIFVHEILYPLCQAYDSVALECDVEMGGTDQKFNLLVGRDIQREYGLPPQIVITLPLLEGIDGKEKMSKSLGNYIGVDEEPKEIFGKVMSISDELMWRYYELVTDVSLAEIERMRKEVEEGANPRDFKVRLAKLIIADFHSREEAERAEEEFNRVFRERELPSEIPERVIEARGEEVPLVKLLVEFGLTSSNSEGRRLIAQGGVYLDGERVVEPSLALSFAEPRELLIRVGKRRFLKLKIEQKSP
- a CDS encoding phosphoribosylglycinamide formyltransferase, with translation MSEGKVKVGILISGRGSNMESIVRKAKADEIPAEVVVVISNKPEAPGIRKAEAFGIPVAVIDHKKFSSREDFERALVSELKSRGVELVCLAGFMRILSPTFIREFPGRIMNIHPSLLPAFPGLNVHNRVLESGAKFSGCTVHFVTEDVDAGPIIIQAVVPVLDDDTEETLAARVLVEEHKIYPEAIRLFAEGRLEVRGKRVIWKK
- a CDS encoding phosphoribosylformylglycinamidine cyclo-ligase, which gives rise to MAEKKRKKPSLTYRDAGVDIDAAEQAVSRIKEIASSTFTPSVLKGIGSFGALFLPDLSRFREPVIVSSVDGVGTKLKIAFLTGIHNTVGYDLVAHSANDILCQGALPLFFLDYIAVGKLAPKVIEDIVSGIARGCKEVGCSLIGGETAEMPGFYAPGEYDLVGFIVGMVDRPLLITGEKVKEGDLLLGLPSAGLHTNGFSLARKLLFEVKGWKVDTFVPELKRTLAEELLAPHKSYLAPLRELVLSGKINALAHITGGGIPGNLPRVLPPGLSAEIVLGSWEVPPIFTLLAEIGNVPEEEMFRTFNMGLGMILVISPDREEEVRSHIAGYGERCYNVGRIVLGKGGVRYVRG
- a CDS encoding amidophosphoribosyltransferase — its product is MFPEKGLKHECGLFGVYGHPDASYLTYLGLYALQHRGQESVGIASSDGLRVHLEKSMGQVAEAFDEEKIARLPGSSAIGHVRYSTAGESSILNAQPLYSSGYRGEIALVHNGNLINVGPIRDELERLGSIFVTTSDSEVILHLIARSKEPDLLSAVIDALSQVKGAYSLLFLTREKLIAVRDPHGFRPLLLGKRDDAFVFASESCAFDLIGAKMIRELEPGEVVVVDPDGLKELHPFPKVSPSFCIFELIYFARPDSYIFEHWVSEVRVRLGRKLARTAPIPADIVVPVPDSGVYAAQGYAKESGIPLEFALIRNHYVGRTFIEPKQKIRHFRVRVKLNPLRSVIKGKRVILVDDSIVRGTTSRKIVTMVRSAGASEVHMRVSSPPIISPCYYGIDTPTRKELIASSHTVEEIRKYLRADSLAYLSLEDMLDAVSENRDKFCTACFTGCYPVPFPRFRNNQLFLFGG
- the purL gene encoding phosphoribosylformylglycinamidine synthase subunit PurL, with amino-acid sequence MRKEREITVEDALREGLTKEEFSRIIELLGRKPNYTELGIFAVLWSEHCSYKSSRVYLKRLPTTSPRVLQGPGENAGVVAIDSDLALAFKIESHNHPSYIEPYQGAATGVGGILRDVFTMGARPIASLNSLRFGDPSHPRTRYLLEQVVAGIADYGNCMGIPTVGGEVYFDHSYNGNILVNAFTIGLVDPKRIIKAKAEGEGNPVFYIGAKTGRDGIHGAGLLASSSFDEEAEEKRPTVQVGDPFYEKLLLEAVMELSGSPGVIALQDMGAAGLASSSFEMASRGGVGMELFLDRVPVREPAMTPYELMLSESQERMLLVVKRGYEEEVIRVLRKWGLDAAEIGVVTSDGAITLKKDGEVVAKLPVSAVVDEAPRYERPMRRPGYLDELEIDYDKLPPPSDYNEVLAKLLSSPNLSSRSWIFTQYDHMVGTNTVIRPGADSALLRIKGRKEGIAITVDGNSTYTYLDPELGAAIAVAEAARNLACVGAEPIGLTDCLNYGSPERPEVMWQFVKGIEGIRNACLALGVPVVSGNVSFYNETREKAIDPTPIIAMVGLLPDMEIHATPWFKHEGDVIILLGDISREELGGSEYLKLIHKLKKGKPPELDLVLEGRLGALLREGIGRRLFSSVHDVSEGGIATALAECGFLPSGEVLGAEVELPSPSFRADGLLFGESQSRVIISLPRENLGEAFKLAEEKRIPLEVIGRVGGKRLRIASGGRILIDTGLSFLRKGWEEFLPQFISRGR
- the purQ gene encoding phosphoribosylformylglycinamidine synthase subunit PurQ, with product MRFGVVVFPGTNCDYDTYYVLKEVLKEEVFFLWHKDRDLRGADCVILPGGFSYGDYLRAGALASFSPIMEEIVSFVEKGGLVLGICNGFQILQEAGLLPGVMLKNKNLKFICKDVFIRVERDDLPFTKKLKKGRVLRIPIAHAEGNFYLEEDELHRLEEREGVVFRYVNEDGELAPEANPNGALNGIAGVVNEKGNVLGMMPHPERVSEPLLGGDEGRLIFESVVEWLKER
- the purS gene encoding phosphoribosylformylglycinamidine synthase subunit PurS → MKKEGEIEKEKREEKVPLFKARVYVALKKGVLDPQGKAIGKVIADLGYQGVREVRQGKFFELLLDLSDKEKAEQLVAELSDKVLRNPVIESVHFEISEGEG